Sequence from the Mixophyes fleayi isolate aMixFle1 chromosome 4, aMixFle1.hap1, whole genome shotgun sequence genome:
GACCAGTAAATTTCATCAACCTTTCAACTACACGTGCCAAAACGTCCAGAGCATTCACTTAATTATcaggtaataaataatatattccaGATATCaaactgtatcctcatctacagccaatggaggcagccattctaTGGGGTGAACCAAGATCTGTCAGATTGCAGCCAATCACTGcactaagaactagtgacatcactaaggtagGAAACAAAGTGATTGGTTCAGCCTgcacaatggctgcctccactgtgagtaGGCGCAAGGTCTACATTACATGACATTTCCTTATTATCCAGTCTTGAGGTTGGTATTTTGACATAACCATTTCCTGCTCACTGTTTTATGAggttaatatacatttttcctCTTACTGCAACATATGGAATTCACACCTCGTTATTCTCTCACTCTGCAGATTCAAATACAACTATCTACATCTTATGTACATACTGCGTCCTCACATCCTGATTATAGTTATTGTTTTCTGTCTGTTTGCAACATAGCACCTTATTTTAGCCCTCAGATGTCCTATCGCTATCTATAGAGAGCATTTGGCTGATGGTGAGTTCTGTCTACTTACAGCTGTGGAAACACCGCCACCTACTGGCTGTAaagaaatattttacaaatttggTTCTTACCTATTGTTATGGAAAAGACATGACCAGGCTCGTTATTTCCCAGCAGTCAATTGGAGTAAAGGATAGTGGTCAGCTATTGTTCTTAAACAGGGCCAGGtgtgatgttttattttggaCCAGTCACTTCTTGTGAGGACACTGAGCACAGGAAGCTGGGAGCAGCTGGAGactctctgacatcacaaatgactagaAGGGGATAAGACAGGGAGTGACTATCACCCACCATCTCCAAGGGGTCAATGACAAGATCAAGATCCCATTGTTCTCCCCTAGGACTGAGTCAGACATTGTGGCATGAGAACAGcgggggaatggggggggggacaCATTTGGCGGAGtggtaactagaaattttagtgcgCTGGACGAGAGAAACGATATGCGTCCCTCAATCTTGATGGGAGTAGATGCGCACTGGCTGAAGAGATGTACCCATCCTACTGTGATGTGCATGTCTAGCCTTTACGGGCACTAGACCATTCTATAACACTATGCAGCTCTGtcctaactgttcttgcagttttgacaatttggtgctgctgctgatgtcttagttcagttgctgcttgcctggatccaATTAGGGCCCTGTTTGAAAAATAGATCATTATTATCACCTCAAGGAAAGCACTAGAAACTAGTGAATACTCTAGGATCCCTCCCTCaaccagcctgacattaaatcaataaaaccCATAGATAATATTAAGGCCTCCTTCCCAAgattaaattaacattatttacatttaataaataggaatTCTCCCCCTACcagccccattattaaattaatagccttcaCATGCCATAAATAGGCTTGTTTCTCCCCAACTTAGCCCCACATCCAATTAAAAGCATACAAAcatccccagtattaaattaatagttccatCACCACATCATAAATAGGCACAACAATAACCCCtatccccaccaataaattaatcgcCTCCACCAATTAATGAATAGCCACTACCTCCAGAGGGCAGGGAGAGAAGGGGGGCGGGGGGAGACACTGGCTAAGGGTTGGCAGAAGGAGAGACTCTTACTTTGAAGGGGGAATGGAGATAAAACCTACAGGTTGAGAGCAGTACTTACCTGCACAGATGGAGGACAGGAGAAACACTTCATTGCCCATCTGTTGCCTGGAAAACATTGTGGGCAGTCTGGAGAAGCTAGTGGAGTGACCTAAGGAGATCCACGTGATTATTGTGAAAGCTGGAGGAGGAGTGTCCTGTTACACTGCACATGCGCTCCTTAGTTCAACTGCCGTCTAATATGGCCACACTAGTAGCCTATCGTTGTGGCAGGTGAAGAGCCTCTATATATCAGAGACGTAATGAGGGTGGTGAGGCTGGCGTCCGCCGGTCATACTAGCACTGTTGCATCAGGAGACTGTGCTTGGTGTAAAAGCGTGCGACCGTGGCGCCcgccttggccttgcgccctgggcggctgcaccagccgcaccaccctcgttacggccctgacaTTTGGTCCTGCGACATGACTACGATCTTGTACGGCCCCACAATGAACTCCACCAACCAGGGGGTACCTTTATTTTCTAAGACTTGAgaataaccctgcagggagggatcaCCTTATAAAGGCCCCAGGAGAGGTTTCTGGGTGTGTGTCATTTTGCTTCTGAAAGTCATTGATGTTTGAGTCTCCGATGCTGTCTATGCGCTAAGGATTACACCTGGGGGTTTCGTGATTGCAGACCTGCTGGCTCTGCTGAACTATAGCTCCATAAAATTCCCATGGTCTGTTGGGCATTAATCACGAACAGTGTGGCAAAGTTCTAGGAAGTCTTCACACCTGTCAGCATTCTGTGAACCCTGTAACAGCCATTTAAATTATGTATTGGTGTATAGACAGTGCAAAAGGGATATGCCAAAAAATGTATTGATCTAACTCTTTACCTTTCTCCAGCACCTTTGACCAAAAGTTTAAGGATCGCGTCTGGACCTTTGGCTGCCAAACCACCTTTAGCAGACCAATGACTTGTTACTGGACAAACTACCTCAGTGACTTAAACAAACCGTTTACCTTTATCTGTCCATTTGGATCTGTTGTAAACGGCATCACGAGCTATTATGACCCTAACGCAAGGGACAGAAGGTAATCAGTCTAGTAATAATACATTCAGAAAGCTAATGAACAATAATTAAGCAATTAAGTGACATGTCTGCTTTCAAACAAGTGTCTTCCATTCAATCTGTTAGGCCCTAACATAGATATTTGCAATCATGATATTTCTGAGCTCAAGTTTGGAAGATCCGTAactgaaatattattatatagtttaCCTGCTCTGGATAACCGTTACTGCTCTGCAGCCTTAGGATTGGCCCTTTCCCATCTACTTCCATACCTGCCTGGTCTCCCTAAATGTAagtgagactcccgaattttgtgTAGTTCTCCCAGACTGCCAGGAGAGCAGAGTTTTCTCCTAGAGAAGTGGGCAGGACTGGGGCCTCAATGACATAAAACACTGAAAATCAGATCAATAACGAGATTGCTGCATATCACAGAGGAGGCGGCCAAAATGAAGCAAATTGCCACACCATGCCCCCTTCCTCCTTTACTTGCCACTTGACCTTCCCTCTGGGATATCTTGGATTTTAAAGGTGGCAAGTATGCCTACTTCAAACCACCCATTCTGTGTTACCTTTTTTGCAACTATTAGCTTTGTGCAGGATTTAACCACAAACTTGTCCATCGAGGCGGCTtgttgatgatgtcacagtggaGAGAAagatcttcatcatttatttatatagcgccagcatattctgtagcgctttacaattggaaacaaacagtaaaaaaaacaatactggggaTGAcagacacacagcaatgttggtcagagggttgtagtcTTATGCGAATTgcataaagggtggtaataggttaagagggtggttgaggaatattataagcttgcctgaagaggtgggatttcagagaacgcttgaatgtTTGAATACTGTTAGGGCTGCGGCTATCTGATACATTTTTAGAACCGGACTAGTAGAGGTCTGGGCAGATAGCAAATCCGgaggacaggcaaaaggtcaaagggcacaggcaaacaggcagggtccagaaagcaagccgaggtcacaacagAGAATCAGGTCACAGATGGCAAGTATCCTAGGAACAGAAAGCTGGTCAGCAAAATGTGCAGCACacagaatgctataaccagcaggaagGCGAATCGGAAATGAGGAGGCACAGGTCTTAATAATCAACCTCAGAAGACTGTTTAGTAAATTAATTATCTtgcgcatgtgcccagctgcTTGACATGCCGGAACGCGGCATTATCTGCAAAGAGAGTCCTGCCCATTGCCTTGGTAATGGCCAGGATGGAAGGGGAAGTGATGTCCCGATTGTCATGGTGACGTCCGGGGCACAGGTGAGTGGAAGCAGTGAGTCAAGGTGGCGCGGGGCACCACTACGGCTCTTTACAAATAGAAgaggagtcttattgtgtgagggtaAGCGTTGGCCGGCTTCTTGTTCGAAGTGGGTGTAGGAGGAGACGCTCCTTAAGCGAAGTAAAGTGAAGAGAGATGGCgtgtgttccactgcggaacaCACACATCACTACCTGTCGGCGAATCCTGTCATGATACTGGAAGAGGGTGGTAATCAAACACGTTTTGTCACTCTTGTGACTTCCTCAATGGGAATGCAGGAGTCCTGAGTGTCAGTTTATATAGCCCACAGATCAATTTGCAGCAAATAATTGGGTAGTCTGCAGGTAATATCGTGATTGACTAATAATAAATGATTCCATTATGAAAtgtgtatatcaataaaaaatatgaacCAAAGCAGATCATAAGTATAATCGATAAAGAAGATTAACAGGTGTGATAAAATATCCAAATGTATATTAACACACAGATTTTTAGCATCTGAcaaacaattaatatatatatagaaatgctTTCAGAAACCAGCGCCCTTCCTACTAAAAATTAAATGatccccaaaaaaatatataaattcaaaatgataatcataaaataaatctctGTACAAGGCTTAGATGTTACTGTACACAAGGAGCCAAAGGTTGTCGCCTCCTACATCTTGAGATGATATTATGTGCCCCTTACACTAAGCTTTATTAAGTATGGACATGTATGAGGTCTATATTGATTATTTCTATCTAATCTACGTAGTGAATGAATTAGTTCTCTGGAGGTGCACTTGGATATAATCCAGTGATACGGTCTCTCCCTGTCAACCTAACGTTTTAAGAGAGTGACCTTTATGtatagaatatggttgatcagTATCATTATCCCTAAGGAAGGAGGTAGGGGATCTagaaaagggagggaggggaagagaatggcatGAGCAATGGTAGGAACAGGAGGATAAAGGACAAAGCCCGTACAGTGATAACATCCCTGCTGGTATTGCCGGGTGGTTTACAGCACTAGATATTCCCAAAGCCCAATCCCATCAGAATTTGGAAGCGAAGCCAGGTTGGACTAGGTAAGTACCAAAGTCAGGAGGCTTTGGGAATACCTAGTTCTGTAAACCACCAGGTCAGATactatttaaagctgcaatgaccATTTAAATTGCATAATCACCTTTCATAGTTGAGATAGTTATAGACTGCAGATATTTGCTACTGATATCTATAGATGTcaatcaaggggtaaatgtatcaagctgtgagtttccggcgagtttgaaaagtggagatgttgcctatagcgaccaatcagattctacatatttatttagtacattctacaaaatgacagctagaatctgattgtttgctataggcaacatgtccacttttcaaacttgccagaaagtcacagcttaataaatacaCCCCAAACTGTCTTCAAATACCGCTAAAGTAACAGTGCCATCTACACAATTAACTAGGCACTGCAGCCCATACCTAAACATAAgccttacattttaaaataataattttgagaAATTGCACAAATAATGAAGATTAATTATAACAATTTGCTGCTAGTGctattttaaaacatgaattcACAATATGCTATTTTCTAGGTGGCAGATTCATTGCTGTAAAGGAGAGGTGGTGGTTACACGCAACTGCGAGTGGACCGGCTACGTCCATGCATTTGAGAAGTCCTTAAGATGGGAACCACCTACTAATTATTACCTGACTGGGGCTCATAGTTACTATGGAAATGGCGTATCGTATGTATTCTATAGCAGTGACCATTTCTCTCAGAGAGAGAGCATTTTGCATCATTTGttacaatatatgtaaatatttcctTACATTAGATATTGATACTCTGCTTAGAAATTGTCTTTAAGACTGGTGTTGGCGCTGCTGTTTCTTTCAATTTTGTGGCATACAGCTGCTTTCTTGTAAAACTACAGCTGTTGCAATATCACTTATCACCAGAAGGAGGCAATGCAGAACCAAATTCTATACCTTGGCAGACACCTGTGAGCATTTTTCAAACATTAAAGAATTATTTCTTTTTCCCATTTATGGCTGATATTCTCTAAATTAGAGactaatttattttcaatttgttctaaattttctttgttttttgatTGAATACAGCCTGATttattaagcaaagtaaagcaaaaaaaaaagagtaactttgcaccttggcaaagccatgtcacatcggagggggaggcaaatttaaaatgagatggcagatttatagttggggtagggcctgtcctagatcatctttttttttttcttcaaatattttgcaaaattatacaaattaatttaggcaaaattagtaaaaataaaatgcactttcatatgattcatcattcttttcaaaTAATTAGTGAGCACAGAATCAAATCATATAAATGTGTTCCCatatttttcccatttattttgaTACCTAATTTATACAGTTTACTTTAGTTTATGAAGGCTCTAGAAGATAAGAGCGgggttatatttaaataaaatagttttattgtttacatttttaaaacactttttttaaacttgtttattttttaattaccttATATTGACCTGTACAGGGCTGTAAACTAATCTGAGTCTTCTTATATCCAGAAGATCTTACCAGGAAATCTAGATATGGAAGTTCAGTATTTGCTGAACATTATCACTGACAACCTGGCTACAATCTCCATTTCTAGCTGCACAGTGAATACAGCTCAGTCCAGCACACTGTAAAAGCGAAgcatataacaatataaattacACTACTTTATAATAAAGAAATTTGAGGCAATGAGGAAAAATACTATGTAGATGTAGAATACTAGCGGATGGTACGCTGTCAATGCCCAGAGGTATTACTGTCACTGAGTTTAAATTTTCAATGATGTTTAAATCAATTGAAAATGGACACAAAAGGAGATTATAAAAAGATGTTTAAACCGACGCTGAGTTAGAAAAATTAGATTTTCCAGCCTGTGACAAACCGAAATATGACAGCGAGAACATAAAGTGTGCAAAATCTAGGAAAAcacaataaatgcaaaatacaatacgATAATACAATGTATGTAGCAACTGTTTGCTTACATGAAGGGGACTGGCGAGAGGTCACATGTCCTTTTTTTgacttataaataattttttatttataattgatcTACCTATACCCAAAATCTCTGACCCATCCAAACTCTGAAGGGTTAGGCGGGTGGTAAATCCTAACCACAATGCTGCCTGACTCCCTCCCCACTCCTTTAGAACAGGCTATACTACTCATGCCCTTCAAGGTGGGAATGGGATGGGCTTCCCTGTCTGCTACTGGCCCGCAGGCCGCCCTGCGACCATTCCACTTACTCAGCTCTGGCGTCATTGCAGAAACTTTCGCTGCCATTTAGTCTTACTCTGCACCATTGATTACACTAATACCTGACATTAATGTGAGTCAACTAATAGCAATTAAAACCTCTTGCATCCACTTTTTCTTCCCCTGGACAGATGAAAAACTGGAATCCAGATTTAACCTTGTTTCACACCTCCCTATATGTTGTGTGACCATATAAATGCCTATTGGACTAATGAAAGTTGGATAATCTCTGTCTGTTCTATTGTTTAACATTATGAAACTGTGTCTTGTGTTCTAGGGACAGACGCTGGAGTTTTTACATATGTCAGAAGAAATAACGCAAGAGAAGTTCTCACCCAGAGGCAGAATCCATTACATCATCTAGAAATGTGTTCATGGATGTAACAATGTATCTGGCCTCTAATACCACATTCTTCTTATAATACAATAAAGTATTGTTTTGTGGCTtatttaatctattattttattaaatatattcgtAACCGGTGCTGTTGTAGGGTCTACTCCaattgatataatataatatggcaTGTGTATAACGTGTTtgcagtaaaatacattttacattagtCTTCTTAGCATCTACATAACTATGGCTGTGGAAAGCATGGTTTGTCATGATACATTCTATCTAGTATAATTCTGAACTCATTCTCTTATCAATTCATATTGTGGTCAGGAGTAGATTGAGAATGTAAAAGGTccatcaaaaaaaaaatctactaatGGCCtcatatgtggcccagaagcaaATTACTCATTGCTCTGCTCTCCAGAATTTTCACCTCTTGGAAAGCCAAACTTTGGCTGCTCCCTTCTccattatgtggcataatatcatcatctatttatatagcgccacttatttcacagtgctgtacagagaactcactcacatcagtccctgccccattggagcttacagtctaaattccctaacacacacacaccttgagagagagagagagagagagagagagagagagagagagagagagagagcgactagggtcaatttgatagcagccaattaacctactaatatgtttttggagtgtgagaggaaattggagcacacagaagaaagccagtgagaacatacaaatttcacacagataaagaAATGGCCGGGAATCGATCTCGtcaccccagtgatgtgaggcagaagtgctaaccactgagccaccatgctaccccttAATAGAAGGAGGGGCTCCAAACCATTTAGGATGCAAAATCTGGAGGGCTAACGGACAAAGCTTTTGGTGGACTGGGTAgttttctcctacctgttattgcagattTCACAACATGttgctggtttcttgtctggataCTGAGATGTTGGGACCTGCTTGGAAAATGAATAATTACATGGAATATGGAAAGCCGAGCAATAATTGAACACTCCAGGTCTCCCTCTCCAACATTAAACaaacagcattcacatttaataaataggtttatATCCCATAGTGAGTCCTGGCACTAAATTATTAGCATATTTACTACAGACCTCGAAGTCACAGATCATGTACACTCCGTTCCAGTGACACAGTGTAAAGCGGTACCGACCATTGTGCAACATTTTGTGTGTTCACTTTGTTGCATCACAACTATCCTGTGTATTATGACCAGACATGCTGCATATAACAAATATATCACACTACTGGGCTTATTTAATATCATGCAATCTGCACAGGTGCTGTAACCTCAAAGTGCAGTTTACAAAAATAAAGCAAGAACACTTGTGCCCATACCAGTATTTGCTATTAATTAGAACAgcttaaaaaatacaaattaaacgtTATAGCAGATATCACACCATATATGATTCATAGCACACAATAAGAAATAAGACATATCCGACAGTGCATAACAATTCGCACATTATATAATTTGTTATAATatacgggcagcatggtggcgtagtggttagcacttctgccttacagcactggggtcataagttcaattcccgaccatgtccttatctgtgtggagtttgtatgttctccccgtgtttgcgtgggtttccactgggtgctccggtttcctcccacactccaaaaacatactggtaggttagttggctgctaacaaattgaccctagtctgtgtctgtctctgtgttagaGAATTTTGGGACAACAGCTTTCTCTGCAGAACTTTTCCTGCGCTCACTCTTCAGCTGGATAGAGGGATACTTTAGATTTATGAACGATGTCCCCAAATTGTGAATGTTTCCTACCTACTCTGACCTGCTGCTGACCTAGGGCTTCTCTATGGCACAGCTCCACTAAAAACTGCAAATCAAACTTTTTTGTCCACAGAATGAGTGTCCTCCTCTCAGCTAGACCCTTATCCCTCTATGGGTGAAGCCGCCTCACTTTCCTCCCCAGAGCCTAATTTTAAATCTACACAACACATTACATGCATCTCAAACCAACTCCAAAGACCCGCACAAATTCAAGTAGGAATTTGATTTCGTTGAGGTCTTGCACTTGGACAGACATTTGGTCATTGGTGGCCAAATCCTTAATAATTATTCAATTAAAGGAATTTTTGGGTCCTCTTCATAGATGTTTAGGATAGAGCTTGTGCACAGTTACACCACCAGAGGGGGAGTTGTCACATTGTTAGACAAAGTGGTAGCTTGGTTACTAAAGTTCTGACCAAccttcttctctccctctctccctccttgcCCTTCCCCAGCCCCACTGTGCCCTTTTTCCAATTTGCCATTTTCAAATATAGCTTTTTCTTTACAACTCTGCCCATAAGACCAGCATTCTGGAGTCGTCATTTTACAGTTGCAGATAACACTGGTATTTGGCGTGTACTATTTAAGGAAGCCGCCAACGTAGGACCTGTAAGGTGTGTGTTTCTCCAACTGCAGACTCTGGTGTACTTATCCTCTTGTGCATTTGTGCATCTGGGTTTTCCGCTTTTTATATTCTGGTTACATTCATTTTTTCTCAATATGTTTGAAATCTTCAGTTTCTTGCAATCTGACGCATGGAATAGCCTACAGTTATGCTGTTTGTTTCTGTTCCCCATAATTCCTTTACATCTTTCGAGAATTCCACTGACAATCTAATTGAGGGTGACAATCCTTTCACAATACAAGCCTAAGGGCAGGAGATATGTGGCATGATGTCATTGTGGGTGAGTCCTAAAATGTTAGAAATCAGGTAGAGGTTGCAGGTACAACCTCCTGAGTTTGCTCAGTCTTCACACTTAATCCATACTTAACTCCTTTTTCCTCCCCTCTGCAAGATCTCGGATGGGAGGTCAAGTTGTTTCCCAAATAAGTCTTGTAATTTATTAGAcacttagggatagatttactaagctgcgggtttgcaaaagtggggatgttgcctatagcaaccaatcagattctagctttcatttatttagtaccttctacaacatgacagctagaatttgataggttgctataggcaacatccacactttttcaaacccgcagtttagtaaatctagcccttagactctgTAATTCATAAGATTACAAATCTAACTTCAAATtttcacataaatatatttttcttttactaaCGGTACACAACAAAATGCAATTTCCTCTGTCTCTTCCTATTGTCACAATCATTTAATCTTCCATAACAATTGTAAATAGTTATTGCATTTTGGGGGTATTATGTATTTAGGGCACTATTCGTATTTCAGGTcaggctcagcagcctattaggaacattttaacagaaaataaaatacaggtagcccactataggaccatcCGGTGGGGGGA
This genomic interval carries:
- the LOC142150217 gene encoding hemagglutinin/amebocyte aggregation factor-like; translation: MQVIVLLLMSIAPASAALWTSKFHQPFNYTCQNVQSIHLIISTFDQKFKDRVWTFGCQTTFSRPMTCYWTNYLSDLNKPFTFICPFGSVVNGITSYYDPNARDRRWQIHCCKGEVVVTRNCEWTGYVHAFEKSLRWEPPTNYYLTGAHSYYGNGVSDRRWSFYICQKK